The proteins below come from a single Desulfitobacterium metallireducens DSM 15288 genomic window:
- a CDS encoding polysaccharide deacetylase family protein, with the protein MKKKSFLLITLIALLSIVVTLKFVSGSFFKNDPSSAISVEAQSTDVQETSASISTAQPSTDPSTPPAFTENQKKALSLYDQGLKLYYERQFVSALDLFNEALTLDPNCYQALNGKGATYAFQGRTNEGIVLIKQALELKPDFVYAHFNLGLAHELAGHWTEAIDSYHEALKLDSKDVWSYYGIASIYGRQGNVGKVIEYLKPALALEPDICEAAQEEKDFDPVKDDPQFQALLQNPPSKISPETFSSMTSQGTTTRVPVLYYHSVMDEPGNELRMPPTEFEKQMEYLSQNGYHVITLDQLYNAFYNKGSLPDKPIAITFDDGYRDNFTNAFPIMQRYHFPGTVFMVSSYIDGEGFLTSDQLQQLQAAGWTIGGHSENHTNLSEVSAETTTEELKNSRAILESLLGYPLKYIAYPFGGYDSHVMKLTQEDGYLAGFTTARGWADPESNPYALQRIYCYANMGIPELERRITNPQY; encoded by the coding sequence GTGAAAAAGAAGTCATTCCTGTTAATAACGCTAATAGCGCTACTCAGTATTGTCGTTACCCTAAAATTTGTAAGCGGATCCTTCTTTAAAAACGATCCCTCTTCAGCCATCTCTGTAGAAGCACAATCAACCGACGTACAAGAAACTAGCGCTTCAATTTCCACTGCGCAACCCTCTACGGACCCATCAACTCCTCCAGCCTTTACCGAAAATCAGAAAAAAGCCCTCAGTCTATATGACCAAGGGCTTAAACTCTATTATGAGCGGCAGTTTGTTTCTGCCTTAGACCTCTTTAATGAAGCCTTAACTTTAGACCCAAACTGCTATCAAGCTTTAAATGGCAAAGGAGCAACTTACGCTTTTCAGGGCCGCACAAACGAGGGAATTGTCTTGATTAAACAAGCCCTTGAGCTGAAACCCGATTTTGTATATGCCCATTTTAACTTAGGCTTAGCCCACGAACTGGCCGGTCACTGGACTGAGGCGATTGATAGTTACCATGAGGCACTTAAGCTAGATTCCAAAGATGTCTGGAGTTATTACGGCATTGCCAGTATCTACGGCAGGCAAGGAAATGTCGGAAAAGTCATTGAATATTTAAAGCCCGCTCTTGCGCTCGAACCGGATATTTGCGAAGCTGCTCAAGAGGAAAAAGACTTTGACCCTGTAAAAGACGATCCACAGTTTCAAGCTTTACTGCAAAATCCTCCCTCGAAGATTTCCCCAGAAACGTTTTCCTCAATGACTTCTCAAGGAACAACAACCCGAGTCCCCGTTCTCTATTATCATTCCGTTATGGACGAGCCTGGCAACGAATTGCGCATGCCCCCCACAGAATTTGAGAAACAGATGGAGTACTTATCGCAAAACGGATATCACGTCATCACTCTCGATCAGCTCTATAATGCCTTCTATAACAAAGGTTCACTCCCCGATAAACCCATTGCCATCACTTTTGACGATGGCTATCGCGATAATTTCACCAATGCCTTTCCCATTATGCAAAGATATCATTTCCCCGGAACCGTCTTTATGGTATCAAGCTATATTGACGGAGAAGGTTTTTTAACCTCCGATCAGCTCCAACAATTGCAAGCTGCGGGATGGACAATCGGTGGTCATTCAGAGAATCATACCAATTTATCAGAAGTCAGCGCTGAAACTACAACAGAAGAGTTAAAAAATTCGCGTGCCATCCTCGAAAGCCTTCTGGGATACCCTCTCAAATACATCGCCTATCCCTTTGGGGGATACGATTCTCATGTAATGAAACTGACTCAAGAGGATGGTTATCTAGCAGGCTTCACAACTGCCCGAGGCTGGGCTGACCCAGAATCCAATCCGTATGCGCTCCAACGAATTTATTGTTATGCCAACATGGGAATTCCCGAACTTGAACGTCGCATAACAAATCCTCAATACTAA
- a CDS encoding SHOCT domain-containing protein, whose protein sequence is MMIGILIFGVGLYLVWDYKTDFFHKHKCYRRNDAALDILKERYARSEITEEEFLMKKNILAE, encoded by the coding sequence ATGATGATAGGGATCCTTATTTTTGGGGTTGGCTTATATTTAGTTTGGGATTATAAAACAGATTTTTTCCATAAGCATAAGTGCTACCGAAGAAATGATGCTGCTCTGGACATTTTGAAAGAGCGGTATGCAAGGAGTGAAATCACGGAAGAAGAATTCCTGATGAAGAAGAATATTCTTGCTGAATAA
- a CDS encoding DUF1646 family protein, translated as MAENLMYGGLGLIILLVLVLPFTIKKVEQNLEFFLFVMGLLSVLISQQMTLELFKKALEEPIMITAAVLGFGIIFKIFKTKINHMIQSVQRHVPARLLMFLIVLILGLMSSVITAIIAALLLVEIVNNLKLDRTSEVALVIISCFAIGLGAALTPIGEPLATIVISKLHADFWYLFRNFGELIVPAIIALGLFAAFFIRTEQEPLGLESLQEEESYKEVVLRALKIYLFVMALTFLGTGLKPIIDRFILGLPSQILYWINMISAILDNATLAAAEISDKMSLDQIMAILLGLLISGGMLIPGNIPNIIAASKLNIQSKEWARLGVPVGLVIMVAFYGIIFYLI; from the coding sequence TTGGCAGAAAATCTTATGTATGGCGGATTGGGACTGATTATCTTACTTGTTTTGGTTTTGCCGTTTACCATAAAAAAAGTGGAGCAGAACCTGGAATTTTTTCTATTTGTGATGGGTCTTTTGTCCGTTCTGATCTCACAGCAAATGACGCTGGAATTATTCAAGAAGGCCTTGGAAGAACCGATTATGATTACGGCCGCAGTTCTTGGTTTCGGTATAATTTTTAAAATCTTTAAAACAAAGATCAATCATATGATCCAAAGCGTTCAACGCCATGTACCAGCACGGTTATTGATGTTTTTAATCGTCCTTATCTTAGGATTGATGTCAAGTGTAATTACGGCGATTATTGCGGCTTTGCTTTTGGTCGAAATTGTCAACAATCTGAAGTTGGATCGCACCAGTGAAGTTGCTCTCGTGATTATTAGTTGTTTTGCGATTGGCTTAGGGGCTGCTTTAACGCCGATTGGAGAACCGCTAGCGACAATCGTCATTTCCAAACTTCATGCCGACTTCTGGTACTTATTCCGTAATTTTGGAGAACTCATCGTTCCGGCGATTATCGCGCTGGGTCTGTTTGCTGCCTTTTTCATTCGTACGGAACAGGAGCCTTTGGGTTTAGAAAGTTTACAAGAAGAGGAAAGCTACAAAGAAGTCGTTTTACGTGCCTTGAAAATCTACCTTTTTGTGATGGCTTTAACCTTTTTGGGGACAGGGCTCAAACCGATCATCGATCGATTTATTCTGGGTTTACCCAGTCAGATTCTGTACTGGATTAATATGATTTCGGCTATTTTAGATAATGCGACTTTAGCGGCAGCGGAGATCAGTGATAAGATGTCTCTTGATCAGATTATGGCTATTTTGCTCGGACTCTTAATCAGTGGCGGTATGCTCATTCCGGGGAATATTCCTAATATTATTGCGGCGAGTAAATTGAATATCCAGAGTAAAGAGTGGGCAAGGTTGGGTGTTCCTGTCGGACTTGTGATTATGGTCGCTTTTTATGGGATTATTTTTTATCTGATATAA
- a CDS encoding ABC transporter ATP-binding protein → MKTIAKIKIEKLIFPQAEKPALQNIDLEIYQGDFLVITGDVASGKSVLLHSITGAIPHFHNAELTGKITLLGQDVKDLPLNKMSDYVGYMMQEPQNQLISQEVYDDVAFGLGNLEIPLEQINKTVKRTLEFVGLAGYERRQTASLSGGQAQRVVLASVLALQAPLLILDQPTAELDPQGRFELYQRLSLLNKTQKLTIILVMDRIEEVLNYANRVLYLQDGEIIKQYSPESYYQDQILHREGKLQSISANASSTASTPTPQRVGPPDIIAQMNHVSYHYKDNLLGCKDLNLKIHKGDFLAVIGLNGSGKSTLAKLLVGLLKPSQGELKRFTQNAGFLFQNPDFQIFASTLEEEVGFSLKLRGEAQEIRDQKIEESLEFLGLLKYKKMHPQRLSRGQRQLLALTSVLVSDPDFIIADEPTSGLDENQGYRIMDKLFDLSQKGKTILLITHDLSMASTYSNRLVAMHNHRLQLDIATRDLDEHLAELQAIGLNFHPLISFKEAQNGTF, encoded by the coding sequence ATGAAAACGATTGCCAAAATCAAGATCGAAAAACTCATATTTCCGCAGGCAGAAAAACCAGCTCTCCAAAACATCGATTTGGAAATATATCAAGGAGATTTCCTCGTCATTACCGGCGATGTTGCCTCAGGAAAATCGGTCTTACTGCACTCCATTACAGGGGCCATCCCGCATTTTCATAACGCGGAGTTAACCGGTAAAATCACCCTCCTCGGTCAAGATGTCAAGGACCTCCCCCTCAACAAAATGTCCGATTATGTTGGCTATATGATGCAAGAACCACAGAATCAATTGATTAGTCAGGAGGTCTATGACGACGTAGCCTTCGGTCTTGGCAACCTGGAAATTCCCCTTGAGCAGATCAACAAAACGGTAAAACGTACTTTGGAATTTGTAGGTCTAGCAGGTTATGAAAGGAGACAGACCGCATCTCTTTCCGGCGGGCAGGCCCAACGTGTCGTTTTAGCCAGTGTTTTAGCCCTCCAGGCACCGCTTTTGATTCTTGACCAACCAACCGCCGAGCTCGATCCTCAGGGTCGCTTCGAGCTTTATCAGCGACTGAGTCTCTTAAATAAAACCCAGAAGCTCACGATTATTCTGGTCATGGATCGAATCGAGGAAGTCCTTAACTATGCCAACAGAGTCTTATATCTTCAAGACGGTGAAATTATCAAACAGTATTCGCCTGAATCATATTACCAAGATCAAATCCTCCATCGAGAAGGAAAATTACAATCTATCTCTGCCAACGCTAGCAGTACTGCCAGTACTCCCACCCCGCAACGCGTCGGCCCTCCAGATATAATTGCTCAAATGAACCATGTCTCCTACCATTACAAAGACAATTTATTAGGTTGTAAAGACCTCAATCTAAAAATTCATAAGGGTGATTTTTTAGCGGTCATTGGTTTAAACGGTTCAGGGAAATCAACCTTAGCTAAATTACTGGTCGGTCTGTTAAAGCCTTCTCAGGGTGAGCTTAAACGGTTTACTCAGAACGCTGGCTTCCTCTTTCAAAACCCCGACTTTCAAATCTTTGCCAGTACATTGGAAGAAGAGGTTGGATTTTCACTCAAGTTAAGAGGTGAAGCTCAGGAAATAAGGGATCAAAAAATTGAGGAGTCTCTAGAATTTTTGGGGCTGCTAAAGTATAAAAAAATGCATCCCCAACGCTTAAGCCGAGGTCAGCGCCAGCTTTTAGCCCTCACCTCTGTTCTCGTCAGCGATCCAGATTTCATCATCGCTGATGAACCGACTTCGGGTCTTGACGAAAACCAGGGCTATCGGATTATGGACAAACTCTTCGATTTATCCCAAAAAGGCAAAACCATACTATTAATTACTCATGATTTGAGCATGGCTAGCACGTATTCTAACCGCTTAGTGGCGATGCATAACCATAGACTTCAACTCGATATTGCAACACGTGATCTTGACGAACATCTTGCTGAACTTCAAGCGATAGGCCTGAATTTTCATCCGCTTATTTCCTTCAAGGAGGCTCAGAATGGAACTTTCTAA
- a CDS encoding energy-coupling factor transporter transmembrane component T family protein, whose protein sequence is MELSKLDPRTKLLWYALLIYFSLSSGTLVQLGLVFGVCLTASLLITGSLKQYKVMIGILLLLGFQTLILQLIFCREGEIIYQWGLITIYSEAVPLAITGLLKASIIVFASMQFFTSSSPQDFTLMLMKFKIPYRFAMLVGLGARFIPLMKEEYVSIIDSQRTRGLPMNSVWDKIRALIPTFLPFLYRAVRRSTETALAMELRGYGRSKNRTFSSSIAIKPYDIALIISMILVITLDLVNRVFPLI, encoded by the coding sequence ATGGAACTTTCTAAGCTCGATCCCCGGACAAAGCTGCTTTGGTATGCTCTCCTGATCTATTTCTCACTGAGCAGTGGAACCCTTGTTCAGTTAGGCCTTGTTTTCGGGGTCTGCCTTACCGCTTCTCTTCTCATAACCGGTTCTTTAAAACAGTATAAAGTCATGATTGGCATCCTGTTGCTCTTGGGATTTCAGACTCTGATTCTTCAGTTGATCTTCTGCCGGGAAGGCGAAATCATCTACCAATGGGGACTCATTACAATCTACAGCGAAGCCGTACCCCTTGCAATCACCGGCCTACTCAAGGCCTCGATTATTGTTTTTGCCAGTATGCAATTTTTCACGTCATCCTCACCTCAAGACTTTACCTTAATGCTGATGAAATTCAAAATCCCCTATCGCTTTGCTATGCTGGTGGGACTGGGCGCCCGGTTCATCCCCCTCATGAAAGAAGAATATGTGTCCATAATCGATAGCCAGCGAACTCGCGGTCTTCCCATGAACAGTGTTTGGGACAAGATCAGAGCCCTTATTCCAACCTTCCTGCCTTTTTTATATCGCGCCGTCCGACGCTCGACAGAAACGGCTCTAGCCATGGAGCTAAGGGGCTATGGACGGAGCAAAAACCGAACCTTTTCTTCCAGTATAGCGATTAAACCTTACGATATCGCCTTAATCATAAGCATGATATTGGTAATTACCCTCGACCTCGTAAATAGGGTATTTCCATTAATATAA
- a CDS encoding DUF5667 domain-containing protein: protein MKKIKALAFALSLSLCTLPLSAPLALAVDGTATTGTTGTTATTDTTSTTGATDTTSSTGLDPVVDANGDIVDPGTLPDSPFYWLTELIAKLQVILTTDPAAKAQLLEKQSLEKMAEAEIMIESGDTEKAQTAMEGYTQKLTEAQAFLNDLTATDSETAQKLELALSQSHAQNIQTLGGLLDKLPPQASEKVALNIVRSMEKSIAKMEKKDQIELARELRKATKNVETSELTQEEQDSLDELQNSLESDAVNSAEPVTVATDTSVATMSVTDNSKANANGQLKQAEPKEKTELVEQEKLEEQNDGVEVENKQLEQNQKEVEQKQPEQKQVAPKENNGQGRENAASKGKNQNSGKAQESEDNER from the coding sequence ATGAAAAAAATTAAGGCTTTAGCATTTGCATTATCGTTATCCCTTTGTACGCTCCCTCTGAGTGCTCCATTAGCTTTGGCCGTAGATGGTACAGCTACGACAGGGACTACAGGTACAACAGCGACTACGGATACGACAAGCACCACGGGTGCGACAGATACGACCAGTAGCACGGGCCTTGACCCAGTGGTTGATGCGAACGGAGACATCGTGGACCCGGGGACTCTCCCTGATTCTCCTTTTTATTGGCTAACCGAACTAATCGCTAAGCTTCAAGTGATATTAACAACCGATCCTGCGGCAAAGGCACAGCTCTTAGAGAAGCAATCCTTAGAAAAAATGGCTGAAGCTGAGATCATGATTGAGAGCGGAGATACTGAAAAGGCGCAAACAGCCATGGAGGGTTATACGCAAAAGTTAACTGAAGCCCAAGCTTTTTTAAACGATCTTACGGCAACGGATTCAGAAACAGCTCAGAAACTTGAGTTAGCCCTGAGTCAATCCCATGCTCAAAATATTCAAACGTTAGGGGGTCTCTTAGATAAACTGCCTCCTCAGGCCTCGGAAAAAGTCGCTCTTAACATTGTTCGGTCCATGGAAAAGAGTATCGCCAAGATGGAGAAGAAAGATCAAATCGAACTTGCTAGAGAGCTGAGAAAAGCGACTAAAAATGTCGAGACGAGCGAATTAACGCAAGAAGAACAAGATTCTTTGGATGAACTTCAGAATAGTCTTGAATCTGACGCCGTAAATTCAGCGGAGCCTGTCACAGTGGCAACGGATACATCAGTAGCCACCATGTCGGTAACGGATAATAGCAAAGCGAATGCGAATGGTCAGCTAAAACAAGCGGAACCTAAAGAAAAAACTGAGCTTGTTGAACAAGAAAAACTTGAAGAGCAAAATGACGGAGTGGAAGTAGAAAATAAACAGTTAGAACAGAATCAAAAGGAAGTAGAACAAAAGCAACCCGAACAAAAACAAGTCGCTCCGAAGGAAAATAACGGACAAGGGCGAGAAAATGCGGCCTCAAAGGGGAAAAATCAAAATTCTGGTAAAGCACAAGAAAGCGAAGACAACGAACGTTAA
- a CDS encoding ferritin, with protein MVQEKVQEALVQQLNKELYSAYFYLGMVTYFSNLNLEGFAHYFRVQVQEERDHALGFFNYLLKTNNPIQLPAIAQPPQNFESPLHVFELALRHEEKVTQSIYSLMDVAQEFKDHQTQVFLQWYITEQSEEEDNMTRVYNRLKLAGNEGSGIFMLDNELAQRIYTPAVIPGVTLV; from the coding sequence ATGGTCCAAGAGAAAGTACAAGAAGCTCTAGTTCAACAGCTAAACAAAGAATTATATTCCGCCTACTTTTATCTCGGCATGGTCACTTATTTTTCAAATCTTAATCTCGAAGGTTTTGCCCACTATTTCCGTGTTCAAGTTCAGGAAGAACGGGATCATGCCCTTGGATTTTTCAATTACCTCTTAAAGACAAATAACCCCATCCAACTCCCTGCAATTGCACAGCCCCCGCAGAATTTTGAGAGCCCCTTACATGTATTTGAATTGGCCCTTCGTCATGAGGAGAAAGTCACTCAATCGATCTATTCTTTAATGGATGTTGCCCAAGAATTCAAGGATCATCAGACGCAAGTCTTCTTGCAATGGTATATCACGGAACAATCCGAAGAAGAGGACAATATGACCCGCGTTTATAACCGCTTAAAACTCGCTGGGAATGAAGGTTCAGGAATTTTCATGCTCGACAACGAGCTTGCCCAACGAATTTACACCCCAGCAGTTATTCCCGGTGTAACTTTAGTTTAG
- a CDS encoding acetate uptake transporter family protein: MSEKKEWANPAPAGLVALAVACFIFYALLSGKVTVGALPLMGAWLLGGFFIQIVVGIIELKEGNSTGGNVFTFFSAFFMLTGSIEFFIKYFAAANQWAIPLDTHVDGWAWLCLALVLLLWCPAYFKGTSIMATAVVVLEIGIIFIALMDIGLLGGSFKPIAAYALLMTGILGIYLSSAMVLNTAYGKTILPITGPWIK, from the coding sequence ATGTCAGAGAAAAAGGAATGGGCAAATCCTGCACCTGCAGGTCTCGTAGCGCTTGCTGTAGCATGTTTTATCTTTTACGCACTATTAAGCGGTAAAGTAACGGTAGGGGCCTTACCCTTGATGGGGGCCTGGCTGTTAGGTGGCTTTTTTATTCAGATTGTCGTTGGAATTATTGAACTTAAAGAAGGAAACAGCACTGGGGGTAATGTTTTTACATTTTTCTCTGCGTTCTTCATGTTGACGGGTTCAATTGAATTTTTTATTAAATATTTTGCTGCCGCTAACCAATGGGCAATTCCTCTCGATACTCATGTTGATGGATGGGCATGGTTATGTCTTGCCTTAGTTCTTCTGTTATGGTGTCCTGCTTACTTCAAGGGCACCAGCATTATGGCTACAGCGGTAGTTGTTTTAGAAATAGGCATTATTTTCATTGCTTTGATGGATATAGGCTTACTCGGTGGAAGCTTCAAACCTATTGCAGCTTATGCGTTGCTCATGACGGGCATCTTAGGAATTTATCTCTCTTCGGCAATGGTTCTCAATACTGCCTATGGGAAAACGATTCTACCTATTACGGGTCCATGGATAAAATAG